One Frankia alni ACN14a DNA window includes the following coding sequences:
- a CDS encoding sensor domain-containing protein — protein MTQGERPDLFEVLDIAVVETGARDHRIRRANAAACAVLGRPESEVVGLTWEDIAVPEDRERWSEQARLRLATGQPRTRMMLRLLHPDGAIVHALSTIALLTDSGGEEYFLSTLQDVSEEIAAHDRLRLVVENTPVSIFLADRDGRVLVSEGTVSPQAAAGLWEARQSSIFTTFADLPQAVSIMRRALAGERVNEIVEAYGRCLDVHLVPIRDGGEVGSVAAVVTDITERQQALADLRVRSAEQAVIAELGQRALEAESPAALWEHAVTALADHLGADLVQAHDVDEHGHRGDLLALVDRRVPPEAAAGSAPATGDAGTGDAGTGEAGTADAGGRTVPVGRADQVLATIEVRRPPGAEPFTDQDDAFLHSVAAVLGSAAIRFRMESEIRHRSLHDGLTGLPNRTALLDHLGRALRRARHDDRRVGVLFIDLDGFKAVNDTLGHQAGDEVLRATADRLGHAVRPGDVVGRLAGDEFAVLCENVDSIADLATIADRVLAALEVPSQLREAPIVLTGSVGLALSGPELSGPELGGEELGGGEELLNAADIAMYAAKRAGPGRRMAYDRSMRTLLTNRLAHPDELRHILDANELIMLRLTAVSALLHAAHC, from the coding sequence GTGACGCAGGGGGAGCGTCCGGACCTTTTTGAGGTACTGGACATAGCGGTCGTCGAGACCGGTGCGCGGGATCATCGCATCCGGCGCGCCAACGCGGCGGCCTGCGCCGTGCTCGGCCGCCCCGAGTCCGAGGTCGTCGGCCTGACCTGGGAGGACATCGCCGTCCCGGAGGACAGGGAACGCTGGTCCGAGCAGGCGCGCCTGCGGCTCGCGACGGGCCAGCCCAGGACCCGGATGATGCTGCGCCTGCTGCACCCGGACGGCGCCATCGTGCACGCCCTGTCCACGATCGCGCTGCTGACCGATTCCGGCGGGGAAGAGTACTTCCTCTCCACTCTCCAGGACGTGTCCGAGGAGATCGCCGCGCACGACCGGCTCCGGCTCGTGGTGGAGAACACCCCGGTGTCGATCTTCCTGGCGGACCGCGACGGCCGGGTCCTGGTGAGCGAGGGGACGGTGAGCCCGCAGGCTGCGGCGGGGCTGTGGGAGGCGCGTCAGTCCTCCATCTTCACGACGTTCGCCGATCTTCCGCAGGCCGTTTCGATCATGCGCAGGGCACTGGCCGGGGAACGGGTCAACGAGATCGTCGAGGCGTACGGCCGCTGCCTCGACGTGCATCTCGTGCCCATCCGGGACGGCGGCGAGGTGGGTTCCGTCGCCGCGGTGGTCACCGACATCACCGAACGACAGCAGGCCTTGGCGGACCTGCGGGTCCGGTCCGCCGAACAGGCGGTGATCGCCGAGCTCGGCCAGCGGGCGCTGGAGGCCGAATCCCCGGCCGCGCTGTGGGAGCACGCGGTGACGGCGCTGGCCGACCATCTCGGCGCCGACCTCGTGCAGGCCCACGACGTGGACGAGCACGGACACCGGGGTGACCTGCTCGCCCTGGTGGATCGGCGCGTCCCGCCCGAGGCCGCGGCGGGCTCGGCCCCGGCCACCGGGGACGCGGGCACCGGGGACGCGGGCACCGGGGAGGCGGGCACCGCGGACGCCGGCGGCCGGACGGTCCCGGTCGGGCGGGCCGACCAGGTCCTGGCGACGATCGAGGTCCGCCGGCCACCGGGCGCGGAGCCGTTCACCGACCAGGACGACGCGTTCCTCCACTCCGTCGCCGCGGTACTCGGGTCGGCGGCCATCCGCTTCCGGATGGAGAGCGAGATCCGCCACCGATCCCTGCACGACGGACTCACCGGGTTGCCGAACCGCACCGCCCTGCTCGACCATCTCGGCCGGGCGCTGCGCCGCGCCCGCCACGACGACCGCCGGGTCGGGGTGCTCTTCATCGACCTCGACGGGTTCAAGGCGGTCAACGACACCCTCGGCCACCAGGCCGGCGACGAGGTGCTGCGGGCCACCGCCGACCGCCTGGGGCACGCGGTGCGCCCCGGTGACGTGGTGGGCCGGCTCGCCGGAGACGAGTTCGCCGTCCTGTGCGAGAACGTGGACAGCATCGCGGACCTGGCGACGATCGCCGACCGGGTGCTCGCGGCGCTGGAGGTGCCGAGCCAGCTGCGGGAGGCGCCCATCGTGCTGACCGGCAGCGTCGGCCTCGCCCTGTCCGGTCCCGAGCTGTCCGGCCCCGAGCTGGGCGGCGAGGAGCTGGGCGGCGGCGAGGAGCTGCTGAACGCCGCCGACATCGCGATGTACGCCGCGAAGCGGGCCGGACCCGGCCGGCGCATGGCCTACGACCGGTCCATGCGCACCCTGCTGACGAACCGGCTCGCCCACCCCGACGAGCTTCGACACATCCTGGACGCGAATGAACTGATCATGCTGAGGCTCACCGCGGTCTCGGCACTCCTGCACGCCGCGCACTGCTGA
- a CDS encoding glycosyltransferase, with amino-acid sequence MLWGISFDATPISGVVVEFVKTARILSERGYRVHLDLGYDVKADKNAFFRPYRDEAALLPDWVRLARIDGLDAVAGYDADFVTAVLREVVQAGDDERLGPRIDAVAEQISRRIVDTWRRFGVSFVLVENGTLPENITYTRALYLAIERYGREEGLGRFVLWRDHDLMWQSEPGAGKYGTFPYPQAVAPADSPHIQYLVQHAEARRRMLHWQPDLRHLAVLPNTFSASPAVVDEHNAAFRRDHGIPAQALLIARPTRLIPQKRIDRDIHLLAALLAHPRLADDIYLFVTGDRAESPAEYTRLAAFARRLGVADRVVFGGWLAPHAGEVGRPAGRGYSVQDLFAHADLVSFLTSGDYESYGNPIGEAIAAGVPYITTGYDLYDEVYGSAGFQAPVMDLAAGDLPTPDFVDAVADLLGDAETRRRTVAVNHRLGARRLALGRRLVGDLLDGMVGPATAPGPTPGPTSGPTSGPTPRPTLRPTPMDAGIRMTVVLPVYNEAANLPAVLASLYGQRGDDGSPLRVRVPYEVVVVDNNSTDATVDVARRFAAAHPDLPVQVIHEGEQGVACARRAGMQFAVARSRARTDAEPARRFYLVSADADCRVDPTWLWELFVAMEVGKAAIGVCDYYYRAEHFAGRPRLWAAIDRTLRCRAVTFRLFGGFPDGKGFAVERGAYEKVGGIEIFYQVQDGRFVPHLSDDWDFGISVRGSGEEIVYAPRSRVEINPRRVDHALDEVIAGRAYGQGGTIVMRDIRDPDLAVDRARDLTAAQARQAWEFSVKDFTPKNTILPVLLTPSLLDDDAVADFFTPSLARRLGRRIAEIIDEMRVVDLTPIHAYKTPSYRLYFEFADEIFARLRATAGSDIGLPPPLPTCLREVPAGRFREFVRYYCEDRESGAAHDYFGNGGVF; translated from the coding sequence GTGCTCTGGGGAATCTCCTTCGACGCGACCCCCATCTCGGGCGTGGTGGTCGAGTTCGTGAAGACCGCCCGGATCCTCTCCGAGCGCGGCTACCGCGTCCACCTCGACCTCGGGTACGACGTGAAGGCCGACAAGAACGCGTTCTTCCGGCCCTACCGGGACGAGGCCGCGCTGCTGCCGGACTGGGTTCGGCTCGCCCGGATCGACGGGCTCGACGCCGTGGCGGGATATGACGCGGATTTCGTGACCGCCGTGCTGCGCGAGGTGGTCCAGGCCGGCGACGACGAGCGGCTCGGGCCGCGCATCGATGCAGTCGCCGAGCAGATCAGTCGCCGCATCGTCGACACCTGGCGGCGGTTCGGCGTCTCGTTCGTGCTGGTGGAGAACGGCACGCTGCCGGAGAACATCACCTACACCCGGGCGCTGTATCTGGCCATCGAGCGGTACGGGCGCGAGGAGGGGCTCGGTCGGTTCGTGCTCTGGCGCGACCACGACCTGATGTGGCAGAGCGAGCCGGGCGCGGGCAAGTACGGAACCTTTCCCTATCCGCAGGCCGTCGCCCCCGCGGACTCACCGCACATCCAGTATCTGGTCCAGCACGCCGAGGCCCGCCGCCGGATGCTGCACTGGCAGCCCGATCTGCGTCACCTCGCGGTCCTGCCGAACACGTTCAGCGCGTCGCCGGCCGTCGTCGACGAACACAACGCCGCCTTCCGTCGGGACCACGGCATTCCGGCGCAGGCCCTCCTCATCGCCCGTCCCACCCGCCTCATTCCGCAGAAGCGCATCGACCGCGACATCCACCTCCTCGCGGCGCTGCTCGCCCATCCGCGGCTGGCCGACGACATTTACCTGTTCGTCACCGGCGACCGGGCGGAATCCCCGGCCGAGTACACGCGTCTCGCCGCGTTCGCCCGACGGCTCGGGGTGGCCGACCGGGTGGTGTTCGGCGGCTGGCTCGCCCCGCACGCCGGTGAGGTGGGTCGACCGGCGGGGCGCGGGTATTCGGTGCAGGACCTGTTCGCCCATGCCGACCTGGTCTCGTTCCTGACCTCCGGCGACTACGAGAGCTACGGCAATCCGATCGGGGAGGCCATCGCCGCCGGCGTTCCGTACATCACCACCGGCTACGACCTGTACGACGAGGTGTATGGCAGCGCCGGATTCCAGGCGCCGGTGATGGATCTCGCGGCCGGCGACCTGCCGACCCCCGACTTCGTCGACGCCGTCGCGGACCTGCTCGGCGACGCCGAGACGCGCCGGCGGACCGTCGCCGTCAACCACCGGCTCGGTGCCCGTCGCCTCGCCCTCGGTCGCCGCCTGGTCGGCGACCTGCTCGACGGTATGGTCGGGCCCGCGACGGCACCAGGGCCCACACCGGGGCCAACATCAGGGCCCACATCAGGGCCCACACCAAGGCCCACGCTGCGGCCGACACCGATGGACGCCGGCATCCGGATGACCGTCGTGCTGCCGGTCTACAACGAGGCCGCGAACCTGCCGGCGGTGCTGGCGTCCCTGTACGGCCAGCGCGGCGACGACGGGTCACCGCTGCGGGTCAGGGTGCCCTACGAGGTGGTGGTCGTCGACAACAACTCCACCGACGCCACCGTCGACGTCGCCCGCCGCTTCGCCGCCGCGCACCCCGACCTTCCTGTCCAGGTGATCCACGAAGGCGAGCAGGGGGTCGCCTGCGCCCGCCGGGCGGGCATGCAGTTCGCGGTCGCGCGCAGCCGGGCCCGGACCGACGCCGAGCCGGCCCGGCGGTTCTACCTGGTCTCCGCGGATGCGGACTGCCGGGTCGACCCCACCTGGCTGTGGGAGCTGTTCGTCGCCATGGAGGTGGGAAAGGCGGCGATCGGGGTCTGCGACTACTACTACCGCGCCGAGCACTTCGCCGGCCGGCCGCGGCTGTGGGCCGCGATCGACCGCACCCTGCGCTGCCGTGCGGTGACCTTCCGCCTGTTCGGCGGTTTTCCCGACGGAAAGGGCTTCGCGGTCGAGCGCGGCGCGTACGAGAAGGTCGGCGGAATAGAGATCTTCTATCAGGTTCAGGACGGCCGGTTCGTCCCGCACCTGTCCGACGACTGGGATTTCGGCATCTCGGTGCGAGGATCCGGTGAGGAGATCGTGTACGCGCCGAGATCGCGGGTCGAGATCAACCCCCGGCGGGTCGACCATGCCCTGGACGAGGTCATCGCCGGCCGGGCGTACGGTCAGGGCGGCACGATCGTGATGCGCGACATCCGGGACCCCGACCTCGCCGTCGACCGAGCCCGGGACCTCACCGCGGCGCAGGCCCGGCAGGCGTGGGAGTTCTCCGTCAAGGACTTCACGCCGAAGAACACGATCCTGCCCGTCCTGCTCACCCCGTCCCTGCTCGACGACGACGCCGTGGCGGACTTCTTCACGCCGTCGCTGGCCCGGCGGCTGGGCCGCCGCATCGCCGAGATCATCGACGAGATGCGCGTCGTCGACCTCACCCCGATCCACGCCTACAAGACGCCGAGCTACCGGCTGTACTTCGAGTTCGCCGACGAGATCTTCGCCCGGCTGCGGGCGACGGCGGGGTCGGACATCGGTCTACCACCGCCGCTGCCCACCTGCCTGCGCGAGGTCCCCGCCGGCCGTTTCCGGGAGTTCGTCCGCTATTACTGCGAGGACCGGGAATCGGGTGCGGCCCACGACTACTTCGGCAACGGCGGGGTGTTCTGA
- a CDS encoding radical SAM protein, with protein MTIVDENAELASLRELDPSYPAPTVLSVLGAPRNRELLDYVARDPFGAHVFPGDLADHPPERFLADLADQLADTAPIHLWSYIPTCSYRCRFCQYPTVLIAGEPAVAADRAARWVDLNIAEARLWLDRVPTLAAAPVGEFNVFGGTPSLLPASAIRRLLGFYREHFGFTPDTAIRFEGDPSSLTAEKLETLAELGVTKLSCGVQSFDDRVLAQSGRPHTGARCVEFVRDAQRLGFAWISVDLMYGLLDQTVDSVRRDLAVVVDTGLTAVVCTKLHLRPYAETRTGVAGERPAAWQIPAYRDRLAAEGHRWPTLGEQYQMREVLTDGLVDAGYVEHPTMYFARAGLGPETWKSIMVDQDRQEAEVAIGLGGSSSCRTSEAITEVAWGRYAAAVESGRLPLASATSFSPAAREARAIRMALSTLQPLRDRLHRARFPGSCLLDEPWLGRFRALAERGLVGVDEAAGTVTLTRDGRTLVEAIINTAL; from the coding sequence ATGACCATCGTCGACGAGAACGCGGAACTGGCGTCTCTGCGGGAACTCGACCCGTCGTACCCGGCTCCGACGGTGCTGTCCGTGCTCGGCGCGCCGCGGAACCGGGAGCTGCTGGACTACGTCGCCCGGGATCCGTTCGGTGCGCACGTCTTTCCCGGCGACCTGGCCGACCATCCGCCGGAGCGTTTCCTCGCCGACCTCGCCGACCAGCTCGCCGACACCGCGCCCATCCACCTGTGGTCCTACATTCCGACCTGTTCCTACCGCTGCCGATTCTGCCAGTACCCGACGGTCCTGATCGCCGGTGAACCCGCGGTGGCCGCGGACCGGGCGGCCCGGTGGGTGGACCTGAACATCGCCGAGGCCCGCCTCTGGCTCGACCGGGTGCCCACGCTGGCGGCTGCGCCCGTCGGCGAGTTCAACGTCTTCGGCGGCACACCGTCCCTGCTGCCCGCATCCGCCATCCGCCGGCTTCTCGGGTTCTACCGGGAGCACTTCGGTTTCACCCCCGACACCGCGATCCGGTTCGAGGGCGATCCCAGCAGCCTGACGGCCGAGAAGTTGGAGACGCTCGCCGAGCTCGGCGTCACCAAGCTGTCCTGCGGGGTGCAGTCCTTCGACGACCGGGTGCTGGCGCAGTCCGGCCGGCCGCACACCGGCGCACGGTGCGTGGAGTTCGTCCGGGACGCCCAGCGGCTGGGATTCGCCTGGATCAGCGTCGACCTGATGTACGGCCTGCTCGACCAGACCGTCGACAGCGTCCGCCGGGACCTGGCCGTCGTCGTGGACACCGGACTGACCGCGGTGGTCTGCACGAAACTCCACCTGCGGCCGTACGCCGAGACGAGGACCGGGGTCGCCGGGGAACGACCGGCGGCCTGGCAGATCCCCGCCTACCGCGACCGGCTCGCCGCGGAAGGTCACCGGTGGCCGACGCTGGGCGAGCAGTACCAGATGCGTGAGGTGCTCACCGACGGGCTGGTCGACGCCGGCTATGTGGAGCATCCGACCATGTACTTCGCCCGCGCCGGGCTCGGCCCCGAGACCTGGAAGTCGATCATGGTGGATCAGGACCGGCAGGAGGCCGAAGTGGCGATCGGTCTCGGTGGCAGTTCGAGCTGCCGGACCTCGGAGGCGATCACCGAGGTGGCCTGGGGGCGCTACGCCGCGGCCGTCGAGTCCGGGCGGCTGCCGCTGGCGTCCGCCACCTCGTTCTCGCCGGCCGCCCGTGAGGCACGGGCGATCCGAATGGCCCTGTCCACCCTGCAGCCGCTGCGGGACCGCCTGCACCGCGCCCGGTTCCCCGGCAGCTGCCTGCTCGACGAGCCGTGGCTCGGCCGGTTCCGCGCCCTGGCCGAGCGCGGGCTCGTCGGCGTCGACGAGGCCGCCGGGACGGTGACGCTGACCCGGGACGGCCGTACGCTGGTCGAGGCGATCATCAACACCGCCCTGTGA
- a CDS encoding PIG-L deacetylase family protein encodes MDVAKAVRRVIPGDPETTRDRVMVPARSLWRRAWTRRGIDITSSMATRSCLVVAPHPDDETLGCAVAILRKRAAGTPVTVVIVSDGSRGEPATLPPAELVELRKAETRRACALLDVDESDVLFLGFPDAELSDRVAAVAARIGELIGALEPEQILAPTSCEGHPDHDATNEAVRRAVAATGYRGQVLEYTVWLWTHWPWTLGYGSAGWSAQRLLVQPVHRLRERRPLLVDARGLRERQRLALAEHATQVGEGDAEPDAAAPVTGSLLATLQSPYEVYVDAGALNHLDFDRPWRSDAGSGQHQ; translated from the coding sequence ATGGATGTGGCGAAGGCGGTCCGCCGGGTGATCCCGGGGGATCCGGAGACGACGCGCGACCGGGTGATGGTGCCGGCGCGCTCGCTGTGGCGCAGGGCCTGGACCCGGCGCGGCATCGACATCACCTCGTCCATGGCGACGAGATCCTGTCTCGTGGTCGCCCCGCATCCCGACGACGAGACGCTGGGGTGCGCGGTGGCGATCCTGCGCAAGCGGGCCGCCGGCACCCCGGTCACGGTGGTGATCGTCAGTGACGGTTCCCGCGGGGAGCCGGCGACGCTGCCCCCGGCGGAGTTGGTCGAGCTGCGCAAGGCCGAGACCCGCCGGGCCTGCGCCCTGCTGGATGTCGACGAGTCCGACGTGCTGTTCCTCGGATTTCCCGACGCGGAGCTCAGCGACCGGGTGGCGGCCGTCGCCGCGCGGATCGGCGAGCTCATCGGCGCCCTCGAGCCCGAGCAGATCCTGGCGCCGACCTCCTGCGAGGGCCATCCGGACCACGACGCGACCAACGAGGCGGTCCGCCGGGCGGTGGCGGCGACCGGGTACCGCGGCCAGGTGCTCGAATACACCGTCTGGCTCTGGACGCACTGGCCCTGGACCCTGGGGTACGGGTCGGCGGGCTGGTCGGCGCAGCGGCTGCTCGTCCAGCCGGTCCACCGGCTGCGGGAACGCCGTCCGCTGCTGGTGGACGCACGTGGCCTGCGCGAGCGCCAGCGCCTGGCCCTCGCGGAGCACGCCACCCAGGTGGGGGAGGGGGACGCGGAGCCCGACGCCGCCGCGCCGGTGACCGGCTCGCTGCTCGCGACCCTGCAGAGCCCGTACGAGGTCTACGTCGACGCGGGGGCGCTGAACCATCTCGACTTCGACCGCCCGTGGCGTTCCGACGCCGGCTCCGGCCAGCACCAGTAG
- a CDS encoding glycosyltransferase family 4 protein, producing MAESLLSFQRLCILFFCEQYPPVVWDGAGTYTAALAAALARLGHEVHVLCAQGYQIADSVEDGVHVHRRPLLRVPVSRALGRIGAQLRGPLYPRDSLTLRASLPLSYTLWTRQLGLRPDVIETQDGETRALIQAARHSVPLAIHLHCPTMLTVRLSGQPIGAKGLLADRLDRISTARADVVTSPSQLLVDTLRERGWLDDREVEVIPNPFDAEPWLSVPDVADTTPTIACVGRLEAFKGVDVLLDASARLRAAGVSHRLVLAGRSAGEIDGIASGEWLARRAFQLGLDVEFTGHLSSAQLQEVYRRARVVAVPSRFESFSIVAAEAMAAGRPVVTTNQAGVAPFVERWEAGSSVPAGDPAPLADALAPFLLDPARASAFGARGRLGVVEIEPAAIARRKVEAYRRAIAHFGAQNLPQQRRRSSPPSTGALYPDLPGERRRHWPAPRG from the coding sequence GTGGCGGAGTCATTGCTCTCTTTCCAGCGGCTGTGCATTCTCTTCTTCTGCGAGCAGTACCCGCCGGTCGTCTGGGACGGCGCGGGTACCTACACGGCCGCCCTGGCCGCGGCGCTCGCACGGCTCGGCCACGAGGTCCATGTGCTGTGCGCGCAGGGTTACCAGATTGCCGACTCCGTGGAGGACGGGGTGCACGTCCACCGGCGCCCGTTACTGCGAGTGCCGGTCAGCCGCGCGCTGGGAAGGATAGGCGCCCAGCTTCGAGGGCCGCTGTACCCGCGTGACTCGCTGACGCTGCGGGCCAGCCTCCCGCTGTCCTACACCCTGTGGACCCGCCAGCTCGGGCTGCGACCGGACGTGATCGAGACGCAGGACGGCGAGACCCGGGCCCTGATCCAGGCGGCGCGCCACTCGGTTCCGCTGGCCATTCACCTGCACTGCCCGACCATGCTCACGGTCCGGCTCTCGGGCCAGCCGATCGGGGCGAAGGGTCTGCTCGCCGACCGGTTGGACCGGATCTCGACCGCCCGGGCCGACGTGGTCACCTCCCCGTCCCAGCTCCTCGTCGACACGCTGCGGGAGCGGGGCTGGCTGGATGACCGCGAGGTCGAGGTGATTCCCAACCCCTTCGACGCGGAGCCGTGGCTGAGCGTTCCCGACGTCGCCGACACCACGCCGACCATCGCCTGCGTGGGCCGGCTCGAGGCCTTCAAGGGCGTGGACGTCCTGCTCGACGCCTCGGCGCGGCTGCGGGCGGCGGGGGTGTCGCACCGGCTGGTGCTCGCGGGGCGCTCGGCGGGTGAGATCGACGGGATCGCCTCGGGCGAGTGGCTGGCCCGTCGGGCCTTCCAGCTCGGGCTGGACGTGGAGTTCACCGGCCACCTGTCCAGTGCGCAGCTCCAGGAGGTCTACCGGCGGGCCCGGGTCGTCGCGGTGCCGAGCCGCTTCGAGAGCTTCTCGATCGTCGCCGCCGAGGCGATGGCGGCCGGGCGGCCGGTGGTGACCACGAACCAGGCCGGGGTCGCGCCCTTCGTCGAGCGGTGGGAGGCGGGGTCCTCGGTTCCGGCGGGCGATCCGGCGCCGCTGGCCGACGCGCTGGCGCCGTTCCTGCTCGACCCCGCGCGGGCGAGCGCGTTCGGGGCCCGGGGGCGTCTCGGCGTGGTCGAGATCGAACCCGCGGCCATCGCCCGGCGCAAGGTCGAGGCGTACCGGCGGGCCATCGCGCACTTCGGGGCGCAGAACCTGCCGCAGCAGCGGCGCCGGTCGAGCCCCCCGAGCACCGGCGCCCTCTACCCCGACCTGCCCGGGGAGCGGCGCCGGCACTGGCCCGCCCCCCGCGGCTGA